The Oceanispirochaeta sp. nucleotide sequence CAGCCCCTGCTGAATATCCGGGACTATTCATTTAAGTTTCCATCCTACTCGGGACTGCAGAACAGGGCTCTCTTTGAAGGTCTGAATTTTATTCTGAACCGCGGGGAATTCTGGATTGTTCTGGGACCACCGGAAAGCGGGAAAACGACATTGGGACGCTGTTTGACGGCGGTCTATCCAGGGCTGACCCAGGCGGAGACCTCAGGGGATATTCTCATTGACGGCGAGTCTGTGAGAACCCGGTCCGCCTGTGACTGGATAGAAAAAACAGGCATTGTCTTTCAAGACCCGGAAGAGCAGATTATCACCACCCGCTGCGATGATGAAGCCTCCCTGGCTCTCGAGTCTCTTGCCGTGGAACCCCAGGAAATTCAAAGGAGACTCAGCTCCTCCTTTGACCGATTTTCTGTCCTGGGCAAGGAGAGACGAAATCCCGTTTCACTCTCGGGGGGTGAGAAAAAACGGCTCCTTCTGGCAGCCCTGGAGATGCAGGATCCCGACTTCTGGATACTGGATGAATCGATGGATGAGCTGGACCGGGACGGTCAGATTTTCCTTATGAATTACCTGCGGGACAGGGCTCGCCAGGGGAATCGGGGCATCCTGTTGTTTGCTTCAAAATACAAGGAAATCTTTCATGATTCCGGGGCCGAGTTGGCACTTCTTTCCGGGGGGCGGATGATTAGAGAGCATGACGATCCCCGCAGCTTTCAGAAACTCCTGGAGGCGGATGGTCTCAGCCTGGCAGAGAAACCCGAAACCAAGCCACCCATCATACGCGCCGGTGATGATTCATGTCTCTTTCGAATGAAGGATGTGAAATACATGTATCCGGGAAACTCAGACTTTACTCTGGAGATAGACCTATTGGAGTTGAAAAAAGGGGAAGTCATCGCTCTGGAAGGTCCCAACGGCTGCGGGAAGACCACCCTGGCCCGCATTATCAGCGGACTGATTCTTCCCGACAGGGGAGAGCTGACTTTGACTGGAGATCCAGCCGGGAAAGCCCGGCTCAACAGAAGCTGCGGCTACCTCTTTCAGAATCCCGATTACCAGCTCTTTCTGCCGACCGTCGCCGAAGAACTGGCACTGGGCCTCAAATCTTCGGGGCTGGATAAAGGACAAAGGAGTACCATGGTTAATGAGGCCATCACCCTGTTCAGGCTGCCCAGTCCTGATGCACCGCCGGCACTGATGAGCTTTGGAGCCAGAAAACGCCTGCAGGGAGCCATCTACTATCTACTGGACAAGGATCTTTATATTCTGGATGAGGCTGACTCGGGGCTGAACTTTACGGACTACATCAGCATTGTTGGTGAACTGAGGAATAAAGGAGCCGCCCTCATTGTCATCACTCATGACAGGCATGTTCAGGCCCTCGGTGCCGACAGAGTCATCAGAATGGAACAGGGGCGGATTCTGGACCAGGAGAGCCGGAAGAGGCGGGACCCCGCCCATGATTGATACACTATTCAGGGAGGAAGGGAGTCTTCTTCACGGCTATGACTGCCGTCTGAAGCTGCTTTTGCTGCCCCTGCTTGTCGTCTATTTTTTCCTGCCTCAGTCTCTGACAGTGAGCGGAGGATTCACTCTTTTTCTTCTGGTCCTGACCCTGTCTGTTCTGGGAGGCAAAGATCTTTTAACGCCCTTGAACATGATTTTCCCTCTGCTGATTCTCATCCTGATATTGACTCCTCTATTTCATAAAACCGGAACAGTACTTCTCAGTGTGGGGAATATGACCCTTGTGACGAGTCACGGACTCATGGAAGCCCTCCATTATATCTTCCGTCTGACCGGGATCAGTACACTCTTCTTTCTGTTTTTCCGAACGACCCCCATGGAAGATATCCTCCTGGGCCTCAGCTGGTTCCGCCTTCCCTATGTGGTCACCCTGGTGATCTCCATAGCTCTGCGTTATATTCCCCATCTGGCTGGTCTGTATGGGCAGATCAAGGCTGCCCACGCCCTTCGCTGCGGTGTGAATGATACCCTGGCCCCAGGAAAGGGATGGACCAGGCTTAAAGGACTATTCCCCATTCTGGTGTCTCTCATGATTCAGAGTGTTAAAACCATCCCTCTACTGACAATGGCTCTGGAGCTGAAGGGGATCGGGCGGGATAATCCCCGAACCCGCCTCAGGGAGCTTCCCCTTGTTCCTTCGGTGAGACTGCAGATTTTAAGTTCCCTTTTATTGTTTGTCTTTCTGGTTTTACTTCTAATCGTGTTCCGTTAATTGACTTCCCGGAATTTTTCATCCCCTCCATTGCTTTCCAGAGGGCTCCCGGTAAAAATACGGATTATCGAATATATTTTTCCTGTCATTATAAACCTGTCATTATAAAAAAAATACCTTAAAGCCTGGCTTTAAGGTATTTATCAATAGCTTACAAGTAACTAATTATTTGTAAGGTGTGAAATCAATGGCATCAAAATCAGGGTTATCTTCTGATTTGTAACCTGTCGCAAAAATTGTGTCATAAGTCAGCTGTGGATTTGTTGCTAACAGTGTATCAATGGGAGAATAAGCAGTTTTTGCTCCATCAATGGAAGGTCCACTATTTAAACCGGTTAAACCATCTTTTCCATCAACAACGTTCTTAGCAATAGCAACAGAGTCTTTTACCAATTTTGAAACGTCTTTGAATACTGTCATGGTTTGAGTTCCTTTACCAGTAACAACGTCACCCATTAAGCTTGCCAATGTAACATTAGAAGCATCCTGACCTGTTGTATAGTATTTAGCATAAGGAGTAGCCATTTTAGCAAATTCTTGACGAATTGCTGCTGAAGTATCATCGTTAGGAGCTAATACAAATACTGCGTCAGAAGTTTTTTTGATCTGTGCAACTACACCTGCAGCTTTAATACCAGCAGTTTCAGGATTCCAGTCTGTATCGATTGGCAACATGGCAGCCTGTAATGCATCTTTTGCAGCGTCATTAAAAGTAGCTTCTGTGTACTTTTTCAGTGCCAGGAAAGGAGCTGGATCTTGATTTACGATATTGAACATAGCTAAATTAGGCTGTAATTCTTCAAAAGCACCACCAAAGAAGTATGTTGCATTGGGCCAGTCAACTACACGACCGGAAAAAATTGCTAAATCGGCTTTTTTACTGGCAGAATAACCTGCTGCTTTAGCTGCGTCAACTAAATGTTTACCCATTGCTTTACCAACATTCCAACTATTGAATGTAGTATAGTAATCAGCTACATCTGCAGCGGATTTTGCCATTCGGTCATGTGCCACTACCACAACATTTTCAGCATGTGCAGCAGCAACTGATGCTCCACCATTACCATGTGCTGTGATAATAATAACCTTGGCACCTTTGGCGATTAAGGCTTCTACATTTTGTTTTTCTTTTGATTCATCACCCTCTGAAAATAAAATCTCAAATTCGTAACCAGCACCTAAATTTTCCAGTTCTGCTTTAAAGAATGCACCATCCTGGTTTGCCCATCTTTCTTCAGATGCATCTGGTAAAACGACACCAATTTTGATGCCTGATGCACCTTTCTGGCCATTTGCAAAAACAAGTCCTGTCATTGCTACAACGAATAGTAATGTAAACAAAATACGTATCATATATTCCTCCTGTGAAATATTAAAAAATTGCAGATTTTTAAGTCTTCTGCAAAGATTTACTCTGTAATAAAATCCGCTTCTACACTAACTCTGATTTTGTCTCTAATTTTATTGAATGCACCCTGGGCATTTGTAAAATTATATTCATATTCGATAAGATTCTGCATCTCTGCTTTTTGTGCTTCTCGAAGTTCCCTTTTAGCTTTGATAAAATTATCCCGAGTGAGAAGGAGCTCAGCTTTATTCTGTTTTTTGGCATAAAACATACCTACTAAATCAACAGGCATGACATTTCTTGTGTAGATATCAAATACGACAGCAAGTAACAATACAGATCCCAAGATGATTGGCTCGATATTTGCATCAATGCCAGCTAAGGACATACCATTTTTCAGTGACATAATAACGACCGCACCAACGACTGCATTCACTACTTTACCAATGCCGCCCTTTGCACTGGTTCCACCAATGAAGACAGCTGCAATTGCATATAATTCCCAGAAGGGACCATGCTTTGGTGATGCATTTTGAAGTCTTGTAACATACATAATACCCGCAATCATTGCTGTGATACCCATGGAGATAAAAACAATGATTATCGTTTTTTCAACACTGATACCAGATAATTCAGCGGCTTCAGGATTTCCACCTACGGCGTAGATCCTTCTACCAAGAGTTGTTTGTGTTGACATAAAATGATAAATTGCGACAACAATAACAGTAATTAGTAATAGGTAGGAAATTCCTTTATTAGCTGCAAATGTATATGTCAGGTATCCGATAATAACTGATAGAATCACAAGCTTTGTGATAAATAATTCGACTTTCTCACTTGGAATTCCAAGTTTCCTGTGTTTATTACGTATCAATATTCCAGAAGTGATTGCTACAACCATGATAACAGCACCTGAAATCAGTGAAAACAAATCATAGCCTGCCACATCATATGTTGGTAAGTATCCAATACCTACTTTGATGAAGAAATCATGTGTAGTTGAGATCGTTCTATTGTTTGTTTTAAAGAATAATAATCCTTTAAAGATAAACATCCCGGCTAAGGTAACTACGAAGGAAGGCACTTTAATTTTGGCTATAAAATAACCTTTAATGATGCCAACGAAAACAGTGAGTACTAAGGCACCAAGCAGTGCTACGGTTATTGATTGCCCACCCGTTTCAACGGCGACTACAACGTAAGCTCCAAGAAAAGCTCCAATATACCCTACAGATAAATCTATTTGCTGGGTAACAATGACCAGGGTCATACCAACAGCTAACACAGCTACATAGGCCGATTGATTTAATAGATTTGTAAAGTTGAATGCTCCTAAGAAGATCCCACCAGTCATGAACTGAAATATTACAAAGATTACTACCAAAGCAATAAACATTCCATAATCTCTGATATTTGTTCTTAACATTGAGATCAGCGTCAGGAAATATTTATATATTACCCATCCCATTTTTTGGAATAAATTTCGATCGTCTACCATTGTTTCTCCTTGGTTGCATTTGAGATCGTTCCTCGGCACAAGTGCCTGGGGTACGACTCATTGGCGAGCAGCAAGCAAAGCTTGTGACCAGCCTTAGGCAGCAGAGGTCGTTCCTCAGGACTTCGTCCTTCCGGTACGACTCATAGGCGAGTAGCAAGCAAAGCTTGCGACCAGCCTAAACAGTTGCCTTTTCCATTATTTTTTCAGGTGTAGCGTCTTTTATGTCAAATTCAGCAGTTTGAACACCCTCAGCGATAACATAAACTCTGTCACACATACCTAAAATTTCAGGTAATTCTGAAGAAATGATCATTATACTCATGCCTTTTGCTACTAAATCATTAATAATTGTGTAAATTTCATATTTTGCACCAACATCAATACCGCGAGTTGGTTCATCTAAAATTAATATTTTGGGATCTGCAAATAACCATTTACTAACTTGTACTTTTTGTTGATTACCACCACTTAAGTTCTTAATTTGTTGAAAAATGGAAGGAGTCTTTATATCTAAATCTTTTACATACTTCTCAGCATACAAGTTTTGAGTTAGGAAATTGATAATTCCCATTTTTGATATTTTTTTTAATGAAGAAACCGTTATATTCTGCCCAATTGTTTCTTCTAAAATTAATCCATCTTTTTTTCTATCTTCAGAAACATAGGCAATTCCATTTTCAATGGCTATTTTCGGTGAACTTAGTTTGACAGCTTTTCCAAATAGAATAGTAGATCCGGATATTTTATAATTCTTTGGATTCCCAAAAATACTGTGGGCAAGTTCTGTTCTTCCCGCACCCATTAATCCTGCAATTCCTACGACTTCACCTTTTCGGACCTTTATATTTGAATTACTTACAATATATCGGTTTAGAGAAGTATCAAAAGCATTTAAGTGAACAGTTTCAAGTACGACCTCTCCACCGGAATATTCTGGTCTTTTAGGAAAAATATCTTCAATTTCTCGACCAACCATGTGTTTGATAATTTCCCGTTCATTGATCTCATCTTTGACCATGCGGGCAACGGTCTTTCCATCCCTCAGGACAGTGATAGAATCTGCGATGGCTTCAACTTCTTTTAGTTTATGTGAAATCATAATTGAAGTAATACCTTGTTTTTTAAGTTCAACAATTAATTTCAATAAATTATCGCTGTCATCTTCATTTAATGCTGCAGTAGGCTCGTCTAAGATCAATAATTTAACATTTTGGCTTAATGCTTTTGCAATTTCAACTAATTGCTGTTTCCCCACACCGAGTAAACCCACTAAACTATATATATCAACTTCCAGTCCAACCATATCCAGATACTTTTTTGCTTCTTTTTTAGTTGTATCCCAATTCATAACAGACAAATTATTGTGGATCTCATGTCCAACAAAAACGTTTTCATATACGCTAAGATTTGGAAAAAGCTCCAGTTCCTGATTTATGATAACGATACCATCTGTAACCGAATCTTTGATTCCGTGAAAATGCTTTATTTTACCATCAAATATTATATCTCCATCGTAATCACCATATGGATAAATTCCACTTAATACTTTCATTAATGTTGATTTTCCGGCTCCATTTTCACCAACGATGAAATGGATTTCTCCTTTTTCAACCAATATATCTACTTCATCCAGGGCTTTTACACCCGGGAATGACTTTGTAATTGACTTCATCCGTAACATTATACTGTCTTCCAAAAAAACACCTCTAAACTTATTTTTTTCTCTTATAAATAAGTATTTTATTCATACTATTATGGTTTTTAATAACCTGATACAGGATTTTTATGCGAAGGATAGATCATTTTTGATATGAGAAGTTTTTTTTTACAAGTGCTAGCACTATTTTGTGGTTAGTTTTGTCCTGTAGCGTTTCGGTAAACATCTTCTCGTGAATGAAACCCGTCACCGATAACAGTCGAATCCAGTGTCTCTCTATAAACAGGGACAGGAGTCTCTACGTAAAAGGGAATCTCTTTACTGCTGTTATTATCAATATATCTATCGGGTTCAGGTATCTCTTTTTTAGCCATGGAAACAGCCAGACCCGCCGCTCTCGCTGCCAGTTTTTGAATGGGTTTGTATACTGTCATCAATTGGGTTCCTTCAACAATGCTCTGACAGGATACCAGGTCCGCATCCTGTCCAACCACGGCAACTTTTCCCGCCAACTGTCTCTCCGAAAGGAGTCTGACCGCAGCCTGAGCGATGAGGTCATTGGCGCATGAAATAGCCTGTATATCTTCGGTCCGATCAAGAACTTTTCCGATTTCCACAAGAGCTTCATCATAACTCCAGTGTTCAAGCCATATTTCATCAATCACGTTAACATCACCTTTTGCTATAAAGGGATCTAGAATTTCATGGACTCCATTGTTTACCTGGAAACTGTTGTTATCGTGTATCGATCCGTTGACAATAATATAGTTGCCCACTGGGACCCGGGAGATAAGAGCCGATGAAAGCAGCCTGCCCACTTCATGATTATCAAACGAGACATACCCTGTAATAGGGACATCCATAATGGGCCTGTCGTAAGAGAGAACTGGAATTCCACGATCTATGGTCTTTTGAATAACCCCCCCGAGAAGGACTTTGTCCTGAGGAATGACAACGAGCACATTGATATCCTGCTTGAGCAGATACTGAATCTGAGGGATCTGATCCAGGGCATTTCCCGGAGATTTGGCGAATATAACTTCCGCTCCGAGCTCCCGGGCCGTATGCATGAAAATTTTTATATCCCGGTCCCATCTCTCAAGTAGAAATGTCTCGGATGCTGCAGAAAATCCAATTCGGATTGTTTCTTTTTCCGAATCTTCTTTATTAGAACAGGAGAGTAAGAAAATAACAGTCAGGAAAATTAAAGAAATTTTTTGCAACATTATTCAGTGCCCCTTTTTCAAAGATCAGATGGAGAAATACCCATTATTTTACGGAATATCCTGCTGAAATAATTCGGATTCTGGTACCCCACCATAAATGATGCTTCTTTAATGGAAATATTTTTATCTCTCAGCAAGAGAACAGCCTGATTCACTCTGTATCTGTTTAAGTAATCGATGAATTTTGTATCCAGATGTTCGGTAAACAAACGACTCAAATAGCTGCCCGTTACGGAACACTCATCGGCGACAGATGTCAGCTGAAGCTGATGACTGTAGTTTCCAGCAATATAGGAAAGCGCTTTTTTCAATGGTTTCGGGTAGGTCTGGCTTTTCTGCAGATCCAGGAGATTAAAGAGCTCAGTCATGGCCGATGCCGCCCAAAGATCCCACTCTTCCATTGTTTTAAGGGGCATGATTTCCTCGGCGGGATCAATATTAAAATTACTCCTGATAAGTAGGTGATTCTCAATATCGTGCAGAAGAAGGGTAAATAGCGCTACCATTTTCCCCTTGGCCACATTGAACTCGTTTTGTTTGAATTTTGAAACCCAGAAATTCTTAAATAACTCTTCCCCTTTATTTCTGTCATTACTGAGAATCCCTTTGAAAACAGAGAATATCATTCTCTGTTCTCTGTTCCTCTTATCCTCAATTTCTTTTGAATCGGAAAAAGGCCGGAATGCTTCAGAAACAGATCTTGTGATTTCAGAAAAATGATAGGAGCCTCCCGAGCCCAGGAGTAAATTGACTTTATTTACTTCATTGATGATGAGTCTCAATTGCCTATCAAGATCCTTCATCTCTCCTTCTTCTGGGAAAAAGAGAATCAATTTATCACCCAGTTCAGTGGAGAGGCAATTGTATTTATACTGAATTTTCTGAACTAAAGATCCAAAGATATCTCTTCTTATCTCCTCTGAAACTGTTGAAAGCCCTCCTATGAGAGAGATAGCCGCTCTTTCGCAATTTATGGAAAAGAGACGGCAAAAATCATTCCACGAATCAGCATCGGGATTTTTCCAAATAAGACTTGTTAGGAATTTATTCAATTTTTCATTTTTGGTTCTTTTGAGAAACTGTTCGTCCTCGAGAAGAGTATCACTTTCCTTTTTCCTCTTGTCGAGATCCTCTTTAACTAAGTCCAGTACTTCGAGAATTTTGTTTTTAGATACAGGCTTTACAAGGTAATTGAATACACCAAGTTGGATCGCTTTCTGGGCAATATCAAAGCGTTCATAAGCCGTAGCCAGAATAAAAATGATATGGGGGAATAGGGGCCTGAGTTGACGAATTGTCTCTATGCCGTCCATCCCCGGCATTTGTATATCCATAAAAACCACATCGGGATTTTTTTCTTTAATTTCCTTAATGGCTTCTGTTCCAGTTCTTGCCTTAGCGCATAGTGTAAAATCATTAACATATTTTTTTAAGATAAAACTGAAGCTGTCCAATACAGGTTCTTCATCATCAACAATCATAACTCGATACATGGTTCCACCTCTGTGTTAATATTGATGATAATATCTGTCCCTCTGCCAATTTCACTGTGGATTTCCACAGGATCTCTCACTTCAGGGTAGAAAAAATAACAGCGCTGTATGACATTTTCCAATCCCATAACTTTTGAGCTGAGCTGATAGTCATGGGTATGGGGTATCAAAAGAGCTTTTACAGTTTTTTTCGGTATCCCAATTCCATCATCTTTTACGGAAATCCGCAGAATAGGATGATTGTATTCAATAGAAACCGAAATGGTACCTATTCCCTCTTTGTTTTTAAAGGCGTGTAAAACAGAGTTTTCCACAATAGGCTGCAGCACCATGGCTGGGCAAGTGAAATCATCGAGCAGTTCCTCATTGATATCCAATTCCAGGCGGAGGGTCTTGGGAAACCGGATTTTCAGAATATTGAAATAGGACTTTAACCCCTCGTATTCATGACGCAATGGAACAAAGAATTTCTTTTCCCTGATGTTATATCGGAAAAGTGCAGCAAGGTTTTCCATAAAGTCTGCTGTTTTCTCAGCCTCTTCAACAATGGCGAGCTGTACTCCCGTGTTGATGGTATTAAAGAGAAAATGAGGATTCATCTGAGCCTGCATAGTGTAGAGTTCCATCCTCTTGAGAAGCTGCTCCATATTGAGATTTCGCACTCTTTCAGTCATTATCTGCTGTTCGATATCTTTCTGCTTTTTCAATTCGTTAATATAGTGGCTGATGCTGTTTTTCATTTCATTAAAAGCTGATGCTACATGATTTATTTCATCAACCGAGTCAAACTGGACATCATCCATATCAAAATCCCCAGCGGAGATTTTCCCTGCCATCAGTGAGAGTTGATGAATGGGATATGAGATGGTGTTCACATTTTTCATAAGTAAAGAGAAGGCAAATGCCATAATAATCACGATGAGTATGAGGCTATACATCTGGATTGACCGGAACAGTTCGAGAAAACTACGGTATTCTCCCAATTGACTTCTAAACCCCTTCAGGCTGACTTCGTTGATTCTATCGGTGATATAATTGTAAAGGATGGACAGATCTTCAAAGCCCTGTGTATATCCCGGAACATTCCTGCCCCGCTTCATTTCAATAACCTGATTTACCTGTAGCAGATAGGAGTCTATGAGAAAGTAGATATCCCTTTTCAATAATTCTGATTCATCATCAATGATAACCCGTTTATCGGGAAGAGTATCTTTAATTGTCTCTGAAGCATAGAGGAGCTGAGCCAGAGAGGAAGAAGAATAAAAACCGAGATAACTTTCGATTGGTTCCTGTATTTCATCCAGCTGTACCTGCAGAATGTGAAGGGATTGCTCATCTTCAAAGCGCTTATCGGCTATATCCTGCAGAGAGAGAGACAAGGTGAGAATTATGCCGAAAGAGATCACTGTGAAAGACATAGAGAAAACAAAATAATAGAGCAATTTTGCCTTGAGGGAATTGCTTGTGTGAAGTCTATTCACCTGATTTATTTCCTGTAATGATACTGATCCCCGTATCGACATAGGCAGATGTATATCCGTTTGTATTTATATCCTGCAATGCCAATACAGCACTGTATCCTATTAGAACAGGATCCCTTACGATGGTTCCCAGAACCAACCCTTTATTAATATACTCTTTAATCCTCTCATCATCGCCGAATCCTATGACCTGGATCTCACCGACGAGATTCATATCCACAATAGCCTGAACTGTTACAAGAGTATCATTGGGATCAGTCAGAACAATAACATCAATTGCCGGATCCTGCCTGATCAATCTATAAGTCAGCCCTTCTGCATCGAGAGGATTAAGTGTTGTTTGCTCTTTCTGGATATTGGCAATGCGATAACCGAGAGTTGATATTAAGCCCAATTCTAACAGATTCGCCTCAGTCATCAGTCCCGGATTTTTTTCGCTGTACACCAGAGCAAGGTTGATTTCTTCTTTCCTGGATTTGAGAGCCAGCTTTCCAATAGCCTTTCCTGAGTCAAAGTTATTCGTACCGATAAAAAAAGCCTTTTCGTCTCTGACTATTTCATTCTCTATCTGAATAATGGGAATGCCTGCATCAGAAATAG carries:
- a CDS encoding ATP-binding cassette domain-containing protein; the encoded protein is MKSITKSFPGVKALDEVDILVEKGEIHFIVGENGAGKSTLMKVLSGIYPYGDYDGDIIFDGKIKHFHGIKDSVTDGIVIINQELELFPNLSVYENVFVGHEIHNNLSVMNWDTTKKEAKKYLDMVGLEVDIYSLVGLLGVGKQQLVEIAKALSQNVKLLILDEPTAALNEDDSDNLLKLIVELKKQGITSIMISHKLKEVEAIADSITVLRDGKTVARMVKDEINEREIIKHMVGREIEDIFPKRPEYSGGEVVLETVHLNAFDTSLNRYIVSNSNIKVRKGEVVGIAGLMGAGRTELAHSIFGNPKNYKISGSTILFGKAVKLSSPKIAIENGIAYVSEDRKKDGLILEETIGQNITVSSLKKISKMGIINFLTQNLYAEKYVKDLDIKTPSIFQQIKNLSGGNQQKVQVSKWLFADPKILILDEPTRGIDVGAKYEIYTIINDLVAKGMSIMIISSELPEILGMCDRVYVIAEGVQTAEFDIKDATPEKIMEKATV
- a CDS encoding sensor histidine kinase, giving the protein MNRLHTSNSLKAKLLYYFVFSMSFTVISFGIILTLSLSLQDIADKRFEDEQSLHILQVQLDEIQEPIESYLGFYSSSSLAQLLYASETIKDTLPDKRVIIDDESELLKRDIYFLIDSYLLQVNQVIEMKRGRNVPGYTQGFEDLSILYNYITDRINEVSLKGFRSQLGEYRSFLELFRSIQMYSLILIVIIMAFAFSLLMKNVNTISYPIHQLSLMAGKISAGDFDMDDVQFDSVDEINHVASAFNEMKNSISHYINELKKQKDIEQQIMTERVRNLNMEQLLKRMELYTMQAQMNPHFLFNTINTGVQLAIVEEAEKTADFMENLAALFRYNIREKKFFVPLRHEYEGLKSYFNILKIRFPKTLRLELDINEELLDDFTCPAMVLQPIVENSVLHAFKNKEGIGTISVSIEYNHPILRISVKDDGIGIPKKTVKALLIPHTHDYQLSSKVMGLENVIQRCYFFYPEVRDPVEIHSEIGRGTDIIININTEVEPCIEL
- a CDS encoding substrate-binding domain-containing protein, with protein sequence MLQKISLIFLTVIFLLSCSNKEDSEKETIRIGFSAASETFLLERWDRDIKIFMHTARELGAEVIFAKSPGNALDQIPQIQYLLKQDINVLVVIPQDKVLLGGVIQKTIDRGIPVLSYDRPIMDVPITGYVSFDNHEVGRLLSSALISRVPVGNYIIVNGSIHDNNSFQVNNGVHEILDPFIAKGDVNVIDEIWLEHWSYDEALVEIGKVLDRTEDIQAISCANDLIAQAAVRLLSERQLAGKVAVVGQDADLVSCQSIVEGTQLMTVYKPIQKLAARAAGLAVSMAKKEIPEPDRYIDNNSSKEIPFYVETPVPVYRETLDSTVIGDGFHSREDVYRNATGQN
- a CDS encoding ABC transporter ATP-binding protein, which gives rise to MITAEKQPLLNIRDYSFKFPSYSGLQNRALFEGLNFILNRGEFWIVLGPPESGKTTLGRCLTAVYPGLTQAETSGDILIDGESVRTRSACDWIEKTGIVFQDPEEQIITTRCDDEASLALESLAVEPQEIQRRLSSSFDRFSVLGKERRNPVSLSGGEKKRLLLAALEMQDPDFWILDESMDELDRDGQIFLMNYLRDRARQGNRGILLFASKYKEIFHDSGAELALLSGGRMIREHDDPRSFQKLLEADGLSLAEKPETKPPIIRAGDDSCLFRMKDVKYMYPGNSDFTLEIDLLELKKGEVIALEGPNGCGKTTLARIISGLILPDRGELTLTGDPAGKARLNRSCGYLFQNPDYQLFLPTVAEELALGLKSSGLDKGQRSTMVNEAITLFRLPSPDAPPALMSFGARKRLQGAIYYLLDKDLYILDEADSGLNFTDYISIVGELRNKGAALIVITHDRHVQALGADRVIRMEQGRILDQESRKRRDPAHD
- a CDS encoding substrate-binding domain-containing protein, which gives rise to MIRILFTLLFVVAMTGLVFANGQKGASGIKIGVVLPDASEERWANQDGAFFKAELENLGAGYEFEILFSEGDESKEKQNVEALIAKGAKVIIITAHGNGGASVAAAHAENVVVVAHDRMAKSAADVADYYTTFNSWNVGKAMGKHLVDAAKAAGYSASKKADLAIFSGRVVDWPNATYFFGGAFEELQPNLAMFNIVNQDPAPFLALKKYTEATFNDAAKDALQAAMLPIDTDWNPETAGIKAAGVVAQIKKTSDAVFVLAPNDDTSAAIRQEFAKMATPYAKYYTTGQDASNVTLASLMGDVVTGKGTQTMTVFKDVSKLVKDSVAIAKNVVDGKDGLTGLNSGPSIDGAKTAYSPIDTLLATNPQLTYDTIFATGYKSEDNPDFDAIDFTPYK
- a CDS encoding energy-coupling factor transporter transmembrane protein EcfT, whose amino-acid sequence is MIDTLFREEGSLLHGYDCRLKLLLLPLLVVYFFLPQSLTVSGGFTLFLLVLTLSVLGGKDLLTPLNMIFPLLILILILTPLFHKTGTVLLSVGNMTLVTSHGLMEALHYIFRLTGISTLFFLFFRTTPMEDILLGLSWFRLPYVVTLVISIALRYIPHLAGLYGQIKAAHALRCGVNDTLAPGKGWTRLKGLFPILVSLMIQSVKTIPLLTMALELKGIGRDNPRTRLRELPLVPSVRLQILSSLLLFVFLVLLLIVFR
- a CDS encoding substrate-binding domain-containing protein produces the protein MVPFSGVDGIGVYAYQEDSDTLANLAAISDAGIPIIQIENEIVRDEKAFFIGTNNFDSGKAIGKLALKSRKEEINLALVYSEKNPGLMTEANLLELGLISTLGYRIANIQKEQTTLNPLDAEGLTYRLIRQDPAIDVIVLTDPNDTLVTVQAIVDMNLVGEIQVIGFGDDERIKEYINKGLVLGTIVRDPVLIGYSAVLALQDINTNGYTSAYVDTGISIITGNKSGE
- a CDS encoding sugar ABC transporter permease; this encodes MVDDRNLFQKMGWVIYKYFLTLISMLRTNIRDYGMFIALVVIFVIFQFMTGGIFLGAFNFTNLLNQSAYVAVLAVGMTLVIVTQQIDLSVGYIGAFLGAYVVVAVETGGQSITVALLGALVLTVFVGIIKGYFIAKIKVPSFVVTLAGMFIFKGLLFFKTNNRTISTTHDFFIKVGIGYLPTYDVAGYDLFSLISGAVIMVVAITSGILIRNKHRKLGIPSEKVELFITKLVILSVIIGYLTYTFAANKGISYLLLITVIVVAIYHFMSTQTTLGRRIYAVGGNPEAAELSGISVEKTIIIVFISMGITAMIAGIMYVTRLQNASPKHGPFWELYAIAAVFIGGTSAKGGIGKVVNAVVGAVVIMSLKNGMSLAGIDANIEPIILGSVLLLAVVFDIYTRNVMPVDLVGMFYAKKQNKAELLLTRDNFIKAKRELREAQKAEMQNLIEYEYNFTNAQGAFNKIRDKIRVSVEADFITE
- a CDS encoding response regulator, which translates into the protein MYRVMIVDDEEPVLDSFSFILKKYVNDFTLCAKARTGTEAIKEIKEKNPDVVFMDIQMPGMDGIETIRQLRPLFPHIIFILATAYERFDIAQKAIQLGVFNYLVKPVSKNKILEVLDLVKEDLDKRKKESDTLLEDEQFLKRTKNEKLNKFLTSLIWKNPDADSWNDFCRLFSINCERAAISLIGGLSTVSEEIRRDIFGSLVQKIQYKYNCLSTELGDKLILFFPEEGEMKDLDRQLRLIINEVNKVNLLLGSGGSYHFSEITRSVSEAFRPFSDSKEIEDKRNREQRMIFSVFKGILSNDRNKGEELFKNFWVSKFKQNEFNVAKGKMVALFTLLLHDIENHLLIRSNFNIDPAEEIMPLKTMEEWDLWAASAMTELFNLLDLQKSQTYPKPLKKALSYIAGNYSHQLQLTSVADECSVTGSYLSRLFTEHLDTKFIDYLNRYRVNQAVLLLRDKNISIKEASFMVGYQNPNYFSRIFRKIMGISPSDL